In one Desulfomicrobium escambiense DSM 10707 genomic region, the following are encoded:
- the cbiR gene encoding cobamide remodeling phosphodiesterase CbiR: protein MSFRLAAPSCVIPDRVGPNCLALAPLVREVALMLLETRGCQDYDERDLPPDLPDLGLSYHAHLPVDLPWESGPDAVCGALEAIEQKIAFLHPCGYVLHPPPPGELTRLVRRRPDLASSLRMENSRDSDLRDIWPEIESLGLGVCLDVGHLVSYGQERILQLPGFLERVRMLHVYGGESGRGHAALEDLPDPGLLRAILGSVRGDCVLVAELFRLDELTRSLGLLRSWLDAWGMDHD from the coding sequence ATGAGCTTCCGTCTGGCCGCACCGTCATGCGTCATCCCCGACCGGGTCGGCCCCAACTGCCTCGCTCTGGCGCCCCTGGTGCGTGAGGTCGCGCTCATGCTCCTCGAAACGCGGGGCTGTCAGGATTACGACGAGCGCGACCTGCCCCCGGACCTGCCCGACCTGGGCTTGTCCTACCATGCCCATCTGCCCGTGGACCTGCCCTGGGAATCCGGCCCGGACGCGGTCTGCGGGGCTCTGGAGGCCATCGAGCAAAAAATTGCCTTTCTGCATCCCTGCGGGTATGTGCTCCATCCTCCGCCTCCCGGGGAGCTGACGCGGTTGGTGCGCCGGCGGCCCGATCTGGCGTCGTCCCTTCGCATGGAAAACAGCAGAGACAGCGACCTGAGGGACATCTGGCCGGAAATCGAGAGCCTGGGCCTGGGCGTGTGCCTGGATGTGGGGCATCTGGTCAGCTATGGACAGGAACGCATTTTGCAACTCCCCGGTTTCCTTGAGCGCGTGCGCATGTTGCACGTCTACGGCGGGGAGTCGGGCCGCGGTCACGCCGCTCTCGAAGACCTGCCCGATCCGGGGCTGCTGCGCGCCATCCTGGGCTCGGTGCGAGGGGACTGCGTGCTGGTGGCGGAGCTTTTCCGGCTGGATGAGCTGACGCGGTCCTTGGGACTGCTGCGTTCATGGCTCGACGCATGGGGGATGGATCATGATTGA
- a CDS encoding bifunctional adenosylcobinamide kinase/adenosylcobinamide-phosphate guanylyltransferase has protein sequence MIELVLGGNKSGKSDFGLELLRAAPKPWTLVATGKSRDLAFREQIRAHRLDREPDIAVREADTDLAAALRGLSTLGGGILVDSLDFWMFALSSLDAASGKVRREELLAEISSWRGGKLILVSTEMGLGPLAYDGTVRAFARDLGQLNREIASISASVYLVVAGLAQKLK, from the coding sequence ATGATTGAGCTGGTGCTGGGCGGCAACAAGTCCGGCAAGTCCGATTTCGGCCTGGAACTCCTGCGGGCCGCCCCGAAGCCCTGGACCCTCGTGGCGACGGGCAAGTCCCGGGATCTGGCCTTCCGGGAGCAGATCCGCGCCCATCGCCTGGACCGCGAGCCGGACATCGCGGTGCGCGAGGCCGACACGGACCTGGCCGCCGCGCTGCGCGGGCTCTCGACCCTGGGCGGCGGGATCCTGGTGGACAGCCTCGACTTCTGGATGTTCGCCCTCTCGAGTCTGGACGCCGCGTCCGGGAAAGTCCGGCGTGAGGAACTGCTGGCGGAAATTTCTTCCTGGCGCGGGGGAAAACTGATTCTCGTCTCCACGGAGATGGGCCTTGGTCCCCTGGCCTACGACGGCACCGTGCGGGCATTCGCGCGGGATCTCGGGCAGCTCAACCGCGAAATTGCCAGCATCAGTGCAAGTGTGTATCTGGTGGTTGCCGGTCTGGCCCAAAAACTGAAGTGA
- a CDS encoding DHH family phosphoesterase, with translation MAYFRKLDPKLAKLQELLNKNERWLILINADPDALASALALKRILAGRVEQVAIAHVNDITRPDNLAMIRLLRIATKKLTPPLAAQYDRFALVDSQPHHHPDFANIKFSVVIDHHPKVAGTPVDADYVEIVSEYGSNSTIMTEYLYNLDLRPGKLLATALLYGIKTDTQSFEREFHDNDMKAFRYLSKFYSRPLLHKIIRSEFRLEWLKYFTQAFRKMRLMGNTITIFMGKVDSADILVILADFFLRVHGLSTTMVSGISEDKLVIVFRGDGLRRDMGKFAKRLFGDVGSAGGHKSMARAEIPMEKLGCQHASQFIWERLHSSSETKKKKKDPENGQNGSA, from the coding sequence ATGGCATATTTCAGAAAGCTGGATCCGAAGCTCGCCAAGCTTCAGGAATTGCTGAACAAGAACGAGCGTTGGCTGATCCTCATCAATGCCGACCCCGACGCCCTGGCCTCGGCTTTGGCCCTGAAGCGCATCCTGGCCGGCCGCGTCGAGCAGGTGGCCATCGCCCATGTCAACGACATCACCAGGCCCGACAACCTGGCCATGATCCGGCTCCTGCGCATCGCCACCAAGAAGCTGACGCCTCCCCTGGCCGCCCAGTACGACCGCTTCGCCCTGGTGGACTCCCAGCCCCATCACCACCCCGATTTCGCAAACATCAAGTTTTCCGTGGTCATCGACCACCACCCCAAGGTGGCCGGCACGCCCGTCGATGCCGACTACGTCGAGATCGTGTCCGAGTACGGCTCCAACTCGACTATCATGACCGAATATCTCTACAACCTGGACCTGCGGCCCGGAAAGCTCCTGGCCACGGCCCTGCTCTACGGCATCAAGACCGACACCCAGAGCTTTGAGCGCGAGTTCCACGACAACGACATGAAGGCCTTCCGCTACCTGTCGAAGTTCTACAGCAGGCCGCTGCTGCACAAGATCATCCGCTCGGAGTTCCGCCTGGAGTGGCTCAAGTACTTCACCCAGGCCTTCCGCAAGATGCGGCTCATGGGCAACACCATCACCATTTTCATGGGCAAGGTCGACTCGGCCGACATCCTGGTCATCCTGGCCGACTTCTTCCTGCGCGTGCACGGCCTGTCCACGACCATGGTCAGCGGCATCAGCGAGGACAAGCTCGTGATAGTGTTCCGCGGTGACGGCCTGCGCCGCGACATGGGCAAGTTCGCCAAGCGCCTGTTCGGCGACGTGGGCTCGGCCGGCGGGCACAAGTCCATGGCCCGGGCCGAGATCCCCATGGAGAAGCTGGGCTGCCAGCACGCCAGCCAGTTCATCTGGGAGCGCCTGCATAGCAGTTCCGAGACAAAGAAAAAGAAAAAGGATCCGGAGAACGGCCAAAACGGCTCCGCCTGA